A genome region from Alistipes dispar includes the following:
- a CDS encoding DNA/RNA non-specific endonuclease, whose amino-acid sequence MTLNIKMIGMWLFAACMLILFAGCDGKDEGTDRESRAMLVAETVNYSTTTNSITTEGARGVTFRAVISAEEDAAWCSFALTEPLTETGGEAGSPVFIYLQKNGTDEDRTARIDMTFSDGYAVRLEMTQRSAGSTIVYDYERSWAEQPVLREDADFIYKTYYTTLATTEYATGGYRRNYSICYDRAKHVSRWVAYPVHYCYTTPSFERTNDWAFDPNDQLPEIPREDQQYILKGYGSYGYDRGHMLASATRYNTRATNAMTFYATNMMPQSSRFNQGIWATLEGKERDWGPEREKTGGKYLNYDTLYVVTGTEFLTDKTIDNRNGPIAVPSHCWKVMLRQRGNENRPISDFSADELKAVGFLFTNDSDGAATSLREAACTVEEIEKLTGFTFFRNLDPDVAREVKGSYDPGDWPGL is encoded by the coding sequence ATGACATTGAATATTAAAATGATAGGCATGTGGCTGTTTGCCGCCTGTATGCTTATCCTGTTCGCGGGATGCGACGGCAAGGACGAAGGGACCGACAGGGAGTCCCGTGCGATGCTCGTGGCAGAGACCGTGAACTATTCGACTACGACGAACAGCATTACGACCGAAGGCGCCCGCGGGGTGACTTTCCGTGCCGTGATTTCCGCGGAGGAGGATGCCGCCTGGTGTTCGTTCGCTTTGACCGAGCCGCTGACGGAAACGGGCGGCGAGGCGGGATCTCCCGTCTTCATCTACTTGCAGAAAAACGGGACGGACGAGGACCGTACGGCCCGGATCGACATGACCTTCTCCGACGGATACGCCGTCCGGCTCGAAATGACCCAGCGGTCGGCCGGTTCGACGATCGTTTACGACTACGAGCGCTCCTGGGCCGAACAGCCCGTTCTCCGGGAGGATGCCGATTTCATCTACAAAACCTATTACACGACGCTTGCCACGACCGAATACGCCACGGGCGGGTACAGACGCAACTATTCGATCTGCTACGACCGTGCGAAACACGTGTCGCGCTGGGTCGCCTATCCGGTGCATTACTGTTACACGACGCCCTCCTTCGAACGGACGAACGACTGGGCTTTCGACCCCAACGACCAGTTACCCGAGATTCCCCGTGAGGATCAGCAGTATATTCTCAAGGGCTACGGTTCCTACGGGTACGACCGGGGGCACATGCTGGCCTCGGCGACGCGCTACAATACGCGGGCGACCAATGCGATGACCTTCTACGCGACCAATATGATGCCGCAGAGCAGCCGTTTCAACCAGGGTATCTGGGCGACGCTCGAAGGCAAGGAGCGCGACTGGGGGCCGGAACGGGAGAAGACCGGCGGTAAATACCTCAATTACGATACGCTCTACGTGGTGACGGGTACGGAGTTCCTCACGGACAAGACGATCGACAACCGGAACGGCCCGATCGCCGTGCCGTCGCATTGCTGGAAGGTGATGCTGCGCCAGCGTGGCAACGAGAACCGGCCGATTTCGGACTTCTCGGCCGACGAGCTGAAGGCCGTCGGATTCCTCTTCACGAACGACAGCGACGGCGCCGCCACCTCGCTCCGCGAAGCGGCCTGCACGGTCGAAGAGATCGAGAAGCTGACGGGATTCACGTTCTTCCGCAACCTCGACCCCGACGTGGCCCGGGAGGTGAAAGGCAGCTACGATCCCGGCGACTGGCCCGGCCTTTAG